A single window of Mustelus asterias unplaced genomic scaffold, sMusAst1.hap1.1 HAP1_SCAFFOLD_4923, whole genome shotgun sequence DNA harbors:
- the LOC144491288 gene encoding phosphatidylinositol 4,5-bisphosphate 3-kinase catalytic subunit alpha isoform-like produces the protein MPPRPSSGELWGLHLMPPRILVDCCLPNGMIVTLECLREATLISIKHELFRESRKYPLFHLLQDESSYIFVGVTQEAEREEFYDETRRLCDLRLFQPLLKVIEPVGNREEKILNREIGFAIGMPICEFELVKDSEVQDFRRNILSVCKEAVELRDANGPQSQSLYVYPPNVESTADLPKHIYNKLDK, from the exons ATGCCCCCTCGGCCGTCCTCGGGGGAGCTATGGGGTCTCCACCTCATGCCCCCCCGCATCCTGGTGGACTGCTGCCTGCCTAACGGGATGATCGTCACGCTGGAGTGCTTACGCGAGGCCACGCTGATCAGCATCAAACACGAACTCTTCCGGGAATCCCGCAAGTACCCGCTTTTCCACCTCCTGCAG GATGAGTCCTCGTATATCTTTGTGGGGGTGACGCAGGAGGCAGAGAGGGAAGAGTTCTACGATGAGACGAGGCGACTCTGCGACTTGAGGCTGTTCCAACCTCTGCTGAAGGTGATCGAACCTGTGGGGAATCGGGAGGAAAAAATCCTTAACCGGGAGATCG GCTTTGCGATTGGAATGCCAATCTGTGAATTTGAGTTGGTGAAGGACTCGGAAGTTCAGGATTTTCGCCGCAACATTCTGAGCGTCTGCAAGGAGGCGGTGGAACTGAGAGACGCGAATGGCCCCCAGAGCCAGTCCCTGTACGTCTACCCCCCCAACGTGGAGTCCACAGCCGACCTGCCCAAACACATCTACAATAAACTGGATAAAG